One stretch of Deinococcus reticulitermitis DNA includes these proteins:
- a CDS encoding DUF4007 family protein — protein sequence MPDLPTLTAEGSRVGVTFHRTFPLNRPGISAILNNSEGKTTKSDYRENTHLGTIYIEAMPHYARACGLMEFGSTKLTPLGQHVLAHDPSLSLPATQWLMHYHLSAPHGPGPRFWHDLTVRLPELGSSFGGTELTEEVGRSLEAEQGRTLAERSLRTCATVYAGTYTKSDGLGTLNLLQEAGDRYSLGDPEPVPSGVLAYALAHYWEGQYGSVQTRNLSDLSEPGGFGSLFFLSQFALNRALRGLAGQGVLELWLQAPPHQVTRPPTPAALLDGIYDD from the coding sequence GCACTTTTCCATTGAATAGGCCTGGCATATCAGCCATTCTCAATAATTCCGAAGGCAAGACGACAAAATCCGACTATAGGGAAAATACACATCTTGGGACCATCTACATCGAGGCCATGCCGCATTACGCCCGCGCGTGCGGGCTGATGGAGTTTGGCAGTACCAAGCTCACTCCCCTCGGCCAGCATGTGCTGGCGCACGACCCTTCCCTATCGCTCCCTGCAACCCAGTGGCTGATGCACTACCACCTGAGTGCGCCGCATGGCCCTGGCCCGCGCTTCTGGCATGACCTGACAGTGCGGCTGCCCGAACTGGGCAGCAGCTTTGGCGGAACTGAGTTAACGGAGGAAGTCGGGCGCAGCTTGGAGGCCGAACAGGGGCGAACGCTGGCCGAGCGCAGCCTACGCACCTGCGCGACGGTGTATGCGGGAACGTACACGAAGTCCGATGGACTCGGCACACTCAATCTCTTGCAAGAGGCGGGTGACCGCTACAGCCTCGGCGATCCCGAACCGGTCCCTTCCGGCGTATTGGCCTATGCCCTGGCCCATTACTGGGAAGGGCAGTATGGGTCGGTCCAGACCCGCAACCTGAGTGACCTATCAGAACCGGGCGGCTTTGGGAGCCTGTTCTTCCTCAGCCAGTTTGCGCTGAACCGGGCGCTGCGGGGCCTGGCCGGACAGGGTGTGCTGGAGCTGTGGCTGCAAGCGCCGCCCCATCAGGTGACCCGTCCCCCTACGCCCGCTGCCCTGCTGGATGGCATTTATGACGACTGA